From a single Micromonospora pallida genomic region:
- the rpsT gene encoding 30S ribosomal protein S20: MANIKSQIKRNRQNEKRRLRNKSVKSSLKTAIRKFNEAVEAGDTEKAAVLMRDASKKLDKAASKGVIHANQAANRKSAIAKRVGSLAA, translated from the coding sequence GTGGCGAACATCAAGTCCCAGATCAAGCGCAACCGGCAGAACGAGAAGCGCCGGCTGCGTAACAAGTCGGTCAAGTCGTCGCTGAAGACCGCCATCCGCAAGTTCAACGAGGCCGTCGAGGCCGGCGACACCGAGAAGGCCGCCGTGCTCATGCGCGACGCCTCGAAGAAGCTGGACAAGGCCGCCAGCAAGGGTGTGATCCACGCCAACCAGGCCGCGAACCGCAAGTCCGCGATCGCCAAGCGCGTGGGCTCCCTCGCCGCCTGA
- a CDS encoding carbohydrate ABC transporter permease — translation MRGTPVRRIALNGAGLLVALFAAFPVYWMIATSLKPNREIFSSTPRPVPTAPTLDHYRDILTGNLIPGVTFADFFLNSVLVAGATVLLSGLVALLAATAVARFRFKLRTSFLIMLLIVQMIPLEALVIPLFLMIQRLGLYNTLPSLILTYLGFSLPFAVWMLRGFVAAVPKELEEAAAIDGASRAQIFRKILFPLVAPGLVATSIFSFITAWNELIFALTFINDQDRYTLPVAMTFFFGRDDTAWGPVMAASTIFTLPVIIFFLVVQRRMVSGLVAGAVKG, via the coding sequence ATGCGCGGCACCCCCGTGAGGCGGATCGCCCTCAACGGCGCCGGGCTGCTGGTGGCCCTCTTCGCGGCCTTCCCCGTCTACTGGATGATCGCGACGTCGCTCAAGCCGAACCGGGAGATCTTCTCCTCGACGCCGCGACCGGTGCCGACCGCGCCGACCCTGGACCATTACCGGGACATCCTCACCGGCAACCTGATCCCCGGGGTCACCTTCGCGGACTTCTTCCTCAACAGCGTCCTGGTGGCCGGGGCGACCGTGCTGCTCAGCGGCCTGGTGGCGCTGCTCGCCGCCACCGCAGTGGCCCGGTTCCGGTTCAAGCTTCGGACCAGCTTCCTGATCATGCTGCTGATCGTCCAGATGATCCCGCTGGAGGCGCTGGTCATCCCGCTGTTCCTGATGATCCAGCGGCTCGGCCTGTACAACACCTTGCCCAGCCTGATCCTCACCTACCTCGGCTTCTCGCTGCCGTTCGCGGTCTGGATGCTGCGTGGCTTCGTGGCGGCCGTGCCGAAGGAACTGGAGGAGGCGGCGGCGATCGACGGGGCCAGCCGCGCGCAGATCTTCCGGAAGATCCTCTTCCCGCTGGTCGCTCCCGGTCTGGTGGCGACGAGCATCTTCTCCTTCATCACCGCCTGGAACGAGCTGATCTTCGCGTTGACCTTCATCAACGACCAGGACCGGTACACGCTCCCGGTGGCGATGACGTTCTTCTTCGGCCGGGACGACACGGCGTGGGGCCCGGTGATGGCCGCCTCCACCATCTTCACCCTGCCGGTGATCATCTTCTTCCTGGTGGTCCAGCGCCGGATGGTCTCCGGCCTGGTCGCGGGCGCGGTCAAGGGTTGA
- a CDS encoding ComEC/Rec2 family competence protein yields the protein MGEEQDRPPDLRLAGLAVATWLTALTGLHLSAPMGLLLAGAAAGLAGALVAHLRGWLGRPPDSVRRYGWIAVAVLLGVVCGGAATSARLTARDAAVIRTLAQTRASVTADLVVRDDPRPVRGAAGRPAMLLISADLVTVTGPDGRRVSAPIRTLVLATDPAWRALLPGQRLTAEGRLAEPRGGDLTGAVLSATGPPTPRGAPGWAQRAAGTLRAGLQRACTPLPDDPGGLLPGLVVGDTSRLPPAVEEDFRATGMTHLNAVSGSNVAIVVGAVLLLARWARAGPRLAVACCGLALVGFVILVRPSPSVVRAATMGAIGLAALAAGRPRVALPALAAAVTVLVLVDPELAGDPGFALSVLATAGLLLLAPRWRDGLRRRGVPAGLAEALAVPAAAQLACGPVVAGLSSTVSLVAVPANLLAVPAIAPATVLGVVAALLSPVWPAAAEFAAWLASWPAWWLVSVARYGARLPAGTLPWPGGVAGGLLLAALTVALLVAVRRPVVRRLVAVVAVAAVLGALPVRLVASGWPPAGWVVAVCAVGQGDLVVLPVAAGRAVVVDAGPDPAAADGCLRRLGVRQVSLLVVSHFHADHTAGVTGVFRDRRVTAVVTPQWPEPAAGRELVEVTATVGGTPVRPAGDGWTFRDGRVELGLLGPPYPMRGTRSDPNNNSVMLLARVDGVRILLAGDAETEEQRAVLDRTPPDALRVDVLKVAHHGSAYQDPTFLDATRPAVALVPVGVDNDYGHPSPAVLSRLARGGARVLRTDTQGDLAVVAANGRLAVVARGTDPGRRP from the coding sequence GTGGGGGAGGAGCAGGACCGGCCGCCCGACCTGCGGCTGGCCGGGCTCGCCGTGGCGACCTGGCTGACCGCCCTCACCGGACTGCACCTCTCCGCCCCGATGGGACTGCTGCTCGCCGGGGCTGCCGCCGGCCTCGCTGGTGCGCTCGTCGCCCACCTGCGCGGATGGCTCGGGCGGCCACCCGACTCCGTTCGGCGGTATGGGTGGATCGCCGTCGCCGTACTGCTTGGCGTGGTCTGTGGCGGCGCGGCGACCAGCGCCCGGCTGACGGCCCGCGACGCGGCCGTGATCCGTACGCTGGCCCAGACCCGGGCCTCGGTCACCGCCGACCTGGTGGTCCGGGACGATCCGCGTCCGGTCCGGGGCGCGGCCGGACGCCCGGCCATGCTGCTGATCTCGGCCGACCTGGTCACCGTGACCGGACCGGACGGCCGACGGGTCAGTGCCCCGATCCGCACCCTGGTGCTCGCCACCGACCCGGCCTGGCGTGCGCTCCTGCCCGGTCAGCGGTTGACCGCCGAGGGCCGGCTCGCCGAGCCGCGCGGCGGGGACCTGACCGGGGCGGTGCTCAGCGCCACCGGTCCACCGACGCCGCGCGGTGCCCCCGGCTGGGCGCAGCGGGCCGCCGGCACGCTTCGCGCCGGGTTGCAACGGGCCTGTACGCCGCTGCCGGACGACCCGGGTGGGCTGCTCCCTGGCCTGGTGGTCGGCGACACCAGCCGATTACCGCCGGCCGTGGAGGAGGACTTCCGGGCCACCGGCATGACCCACCTGAACGCCGTCTCCGGCTCCAACGTGGCGATCGTGGTGGGCGCGGTGCTCCTACTCGCCCGCTGGGCACGGGCCGGTCCCCGGTTGGCGGTCGCCTGCTGCGGGCTCGCCCTGGTCGGCTTCGTCATCCTGGTCCGTCCGTCGCCGAGCGTGGTGCGGGCCGCCACCATGGGCGCGATCGGGCTGGCCGCACTCGCCGCCGGACGGCCCCGGGTCGCGCTGCCCGCCCTGGCCGCCGCGGTGACCGTGCTCGTGCTGGTCGACCCGGAACTGGCCGGTGACCCGGGGTTCGCCCTCTCCGTCCTGGCCACCGCCGGACTGCTGCTGCTCGCGCCCCGGTGGCGCGACGGACTGCGTCGCCGGGGCGTGCCAGCCGGCCTGGCCGAGGCGCTCGCCGTGCCGGCCGCCGCCCAACTCGCCTGCGGGCCAGTGGTCGCGGGGCTCTCCAGCACGGTCAGCCTGGTGGCCGTCCCGGCGAATCTGCTCGCGGTGCCGGCGATCGCGCCCGCCACGGTGCTGGGCGTGGTGGCCGCCCTGCTCTCCCCGGTCTGGCCCGCCGCCGCCGAGTTCGCCGCCTGGCTGGCGAGCTGGCCGGCGTGGTGGCTGGTCAGCGTCGCCCGGTACGGCGCGCGCCTGCCGGCGGGCACCCTGCCCTGGCCGGGCGGGGTCGCCGGAGGGTTGCTGCTGGCGGCGCTGACCGTCGCGCTGCTGGTGGCCGTTCGCCGGCCGGTGGTTCGTCGGCTGGTCGCCGTGGTGGCGGTCGCCGCCGTGCTGGGCGCGCTGCCGGTCCGGCTGGTGGCGAGCGGATGGCCGCCGGCGGGCTGGGTGGTCGCGGTGTGCGCGGTCGGCCAGGGTGACCTGGTGGTGCTCCCGGTGGCGGCGGGTCGGGCCGTGGTGGTGGACGCCGGCCCCGACCCGGCCGCCGCCGACGGCTGTCTGCGCCGGCTCGGCGTACGACAGGTGTCGTTGCTCGTGGTCAGTCACTTCCACGCCGACCACACCGCCGGTGTGACCGGGGTGTTTCGGGATCGGCGGGTCACGGCGGTGGTCACCCCGCAGTGGCCGGAGCCGGCGGCCGGCCGGGAACTCGTCGAGGTGACGGCGACGGTGGGCGGGACACCGGTGCGGCCAGCCGGGGACGGCTGGACGTTTCGTGATGGTCGGGTGGAGTTGGGCCTGCTCGGTCCGCCGTACCCGATGCGCGGCACCCGCTCCGACCCGAACAACAACTCCGTGATGCTGCTCGCCCGGGTGGACGGGGTGCGGATCCTGCTCGCCGGGGACGCCGAGACCGAGGAGCAGCGGGCGGTGCTGGACCGGACGCCGCCCGATGCGCTCCGGGTCGACGTGCTGAAGGTAGCCCACCACGGATCCGCCTACCAGGATCCGACCTTCCTCGACGCGACCCGTCCGGCGGTGGCGCTGGTGCCGGTGGGCGTCGACAACGACTACGGGCACCCGAGTCCGGCCGTGTTGTCGAGGCTGGCCCGGGGCGGGGCCCGGGTGCTGCGGACCGACACCCAGGGAGACCTGGCCGTGGTGGCCGCCAATGGACGCCTAGCGGTGGTGGCGCGGGGAACGGACCCGGGACGCCGTCCCTGA
- the holA gene encoding DNA polymerase III subunit delta has product MGGVTPASLAPILLVLGDEELLATRAVAQAVAETRAIDPDVDVREYQAGSLTVGEIAEMISPSLFGGRRVLVLRSGQDARKDLAAALLAYAKDPEPDVRLVVLHLGGAKGKAFADGLRAAGAQVVPAAKLKGDRERVAFVRDEIRRAGGRCTDDAAHALLAAVGNDLRELAAACSQLMADTDGRIGADTVARYYRGRAEVSGFTVADAVMVGDVPAALEALRWALHVGVDPVPIADAIADGVRTVARVASAGRGSPYQLASSLGMPGWKIERAQRQARGWTPEGLVLAMRVAAECNAAVKGGADDRAYALERAVFSVAAARQGSAR; this is encoded by the coding sequence ATGGGCGGCGTGACCCCCGCCAGCCTCGCACCCATTCTGCTCGTCCTCGGTGACGAGGAGTTGCTCGCCACGCGCGCCGTCGCCCAGGCCGTCGCCGAGACCCGTGCCATCGACCCCGACGTGGACGTCCGGGAGTACCAGGCCGGCAGCCTGACCGTCGGCGAGATCGCCGAGATGATCAGCCCCTCGCTCTTCGGCGGGCGGCGGGTGCTGGTCCTCCGGTCCGGCCAAGACGCCCGCAAGGACCTGGCGGCCGCGCTGCTGGCGTACGCGAAGGATCCGGAACCGGACGTCCGCCTGGTCGTCCTGCACCTGGGAGGGGCCAAGGGCAAGGCCTTCGCCGACGGCCTACGGGCTGCGGGCGCCCAGGTGGTCCCCGCCGCGAAGCTCAAGGGGGACCGGGAACGCGTGGCCTTCGTCCGGGACGAGATCCGCCGGGCCGGGGGCAGATGCACCGACGACGCCGCCCACGCGCTGCTTGCCGCCGTCGGCAACGACCTGCGCGAGCTGGCTGCGGCCTGTTCGCAGCTCATGGCCGACACCGACGGGCGGATCGGGGCCGACACGGTGGCCCGCTACTACCGGGGGCGGGCCGAGGTGAGCGGCTTCACCGTCGCCGACGCCGTGATGGTCGGTGACGTGCCGGCCGCGCTGGAGGCGCTGCGCTGGGCCCTGCACGTCGGGGTCGACCCGGTTCCGATCGCCGACGCGATCGCCGACGGGGTGCGGACGGTGGCCCGGGTGGCCTCGGCCGGTCGGGGCAGCCCGTACCAGCTCGCGAGCAGTCTCGGTATGCCGGGCTGGAAGATCGAACGGGCACAGCGGCAGGCCCGGGGCTGGACCCCGGAGGGGCTGGTCCTGGCGATGCGGGTGGCCGCCGAGTGCAACGCGGCGGTCAAGGGCGGCGCGGACGACCGGGCGTACGCGCTGGAACGAGCGGTCTTCTCAGTGGCGGCGGCCCGGCAGGGCAGTGCTCGGTGA
- a CDS encoding sugar ABC transporter substrate-binding protein: MNRWKRLAPVTAVVASAAMLIAGCGGSDEGESADNSKLTVWMMGEGSEAQTAFLDGVEAEFKKKHPETDVVVQYIPWLEAPKKFQAALAGGEGPDITELGNTETQGWAAQEALADLSGRMDGWADGKDILPDLVKNAQLDGKQYGLPWYAGVRAMYYRTDWFAEAGVQPPTTWDQLVAAAKAVQAKKPNTYGIALPGNSELPFYSFLWSAGAEIATKEGDTWKSGYNTPEAQKAVKFWTDMVTVHKVAPPAAAGWNEIDARTQFATGKAAMAFAGSWQQGAIKKDNPEIEKVWGTFPIPGPDGKPAPAFAGGSDLGIWEDSERKDLAWDYLTVLLNKKNAKTFADSLGFFPVYSDLVGGGEYANDKVMGAFATTLQNTKLTPLTPKWVEVSRTKTVTQAMNSSVMKGQKTVEQATADAAAEMESILNAK, encoded by the coding sequence GTGAACAGGTGGAAACGGCTGGCTCCGGTCACCGCCGTCGTGGCCTCGGCCGCGATGTTGATCGCCGGCTGCGGTGGCTCCGACGAGGGTGAGTCAGCTGATAACAGCAAGTTGACGGTCTGGATGATGGGCGAGGGAAGCGAGGCGCAGACCGCCTTCCTCGACGGCGTCGAGGCCGAGTTCAAGAAGAAGCACCCCGAGACCGACGTGGTGGTCCAGTACATTCCGTGGCTCGAGGCGCCGAAGAAGTTCCAGGCCGCGCTCGCCGGCGGTGAGGGGCCGGACATCACCGAGCTCGGCAACACCGAGACGCAGGGTTGGGCCGCGCAGGAGGCGCTGGCCGACCTCAGCGGCCGGATGGACGGCTGGGCCGACGGCAAGGACATCCTTCCCGACCTGGTGAAGAACGCCCAGCTCGACGGCAAGCAGTACGGCCTGCCCTGGTACGCGGGCGTGCGGGCGATGTACTACCGCACCGACTGGTTCGCCGAGGCCGGCGTGCAGCCGCCGACGACCTGGGACCAGTTGGTCGCCGCCGCCAAGGCCGTGCAGGCCAAGAAGCCGAACACCTACGGCATCGCCCTGCCGGGTAACTCCGAGCTGCCCTTCTACTCGTTCCTCTGGAGCGCCGGCGCGGAGATTGCCACCAAGGAGGGCGACACCTGGAAGTCCGGCTACAACACGCCGGAGGCCCAGAAGGCGGTCAAGTTCTGGACCGACATGGTGACCGTGCACAAGGTCGCCCCGCCGGCCGCCGCCGGGTGGAACGAGATCGATGCCCGGACCCAGTTCGCCACCGGCAAGGCGGCGATGGCGTTCGCCGGAAGCTGGCAGCAGGGCGCCATCAAGAAGGACAACCCCGAGATCGAGAAGGTCTGGGGCACCTTCCCCATCCCCGGCCCGGACGGCAAGCCGGCCCCGGCCTTCGCCGGTGGCTCCGACCTGGGCATCTGGGAGGACAGCGAGCGCAAGGACCTCGCCTGGGACTACCTCACCGTGCTGCTGAACAAGAAGAACGCCAAGACCTTCGCCGACAGCCTCGGCTTCTTCCCGGTCTACTCCGACCTGGTCGGCGGCGGTGAGTACGCCAACGACAAGGTCATGGGCGCGTTCGCCACCACGCTCCAGAACACCAAGCTCACGCCGCTCACCCCGAAGTGGGTGGAGGTCAGCCGGACCAAGACGGTGACCCAGGCGATGAACAGCTCGGTGATGAAGGGGCAGAAGACGGTGGAGCAGGCCACCGCCGACGCGGCGGCCGAGATGGAAAGCATCCTCAACGCCAAGTGA
- a CDS encoding phosphotransferase: MRAVSLPPVSYAVTAERPAWADLPAGLRDAVAARLGAPVRSARVASAGFTRGFAGVLESTDGARVFVKAASTAEQPHLVDWYAREIAILDRLPADLPVPRPRWTLHAAGWFAVGSTAIDGRVPELPWSAADLTATLAGYAEVAAALADPPADLLGVGLPRLADLAWADLTWWREVAAGREPYPGPPPTAAGWAAVLPELVRLESLLVGYAQTSGLAHGDLRLDNVLIDRTGRAWFCDWTWLCQGPAWFDLVGLLLTAYGSGLDADALFAGHPAAAGAPPDALDAALAALSGYYLTGANAAPGTASPQIRAHRLFSGGLALDWLAERRGWHRPER, from the coding sequence ATGCGCGCGGTCTCGTTGCCCCCGGTGTCGTACGCGGTCACCGCCGAGCGTCCGGCCTGGGCGGACCTGCCGGCCGGGCTGCGCGACGCGGTCGCCGCGCGGCTCGGCGCACCGGTGCGGTCGGCCCGGGTCGCGTCCGCCGGCTTCACCCGGGGTTTCGCCGGTGTGCTGGAGAGCACCGACGGGGCGCGGGTCTTCGTCAAGGCGGCGTCGACGGCTGAGCAACCCCACCTGGTCGACTGGTACGCCCGCGAGATCGCCATCCTCGACCGGCTCCCGGCCGACCTGCCGGTGCCCCGCCCCCGGTGGACGCTGCACGCGGCCGGCTGGTTCGCGGTGGGGTCGACCGCGATCGACGGGCGGGTGCCGGAGTTGCCCTGGTCCGCTGCCGACCTCACCGCCACCCTCGCCGGGTACGCCGAGGTCGCCGCCGCGCTCGCCGATCCCCCGGCCGACCTGCTCGGGGTGGGCCTGCCCCGCCTCGCCGACCTGGCCTGGGCGGACCTCACCTGGTGGCGGGAGGTCGCCGCCGGGCGGGAGCCGTATCCGGGGCCACCCCCGACCGCCGCCGGCTGGGCGGCGGTCCTGCCCGAACTGGTCCGGCTGGAGTCGCTGCTGGTCGGGTACGCGCAGACCAGCGGCCTGGCCCACGGCGACCTGCGACTGGACAACGTGCTGATCGACCGGACCGGTCGGGCGTGGTTCTGCGACTGGACCTGGCTGTGCCAGGGACCGGCCTGGTTCGACCTGGTCGGCCTGCTGCTCACCGCGTACGGCAGCGGCCTGGACGCGGATGCTCTCTTCGCCGGCCATCCGGCGGCGGCCGGGGCCCCGCCGGACGCGCTGGACGCCGCGCTGGCGGCCCTGTCCGGCTACTACCTCACCGGCGCCAACGCCGCGCCCGGCACCGCCTCGCCGCAGATCCGGGCGCACCGCCTGTTCAGCGGTGGCCTCGCCCTCGACTGGCTCGCCGAACGGCGCGGCTGGCACCGGCCGGAGCGCTGA
- a CDS encoding DUF4240 domain-containing protein, whose product MRTDDFWQLIDRAREGAGGEPEAVAARAVALLAERNPEEIVGYASHQRRVLAASYRVDLWGAAYLINGGASDDGFEYFRGWLMTQGRAVYARAVADPDSLAELPRVRAAALSGEEFECEEMLAVPWEAYRKATAAELPADRDPVTAPDLNDFWDFDDEEEARRHLPRLAALFTEPPAE is encoded by the coding sequence ATGAGGACCGACGACTTCTGGCAGTTGATCGACCGGGCCCGGGAGGGCGCCGGCGGGGAACCCGAGGCGGTCGCCGCCCGCGCGGTCGCCCTGCTCGCCGAGCGGAACCCGGAGGAGATCGTCGGGTACGCGAGCCACCAGCGGCGGGTGCTGGCCGCCTCGTACCGGGTCGACCTCTGGGGCGCGGCGTACCTGATCAACGGCGGCGCCTCGGACGACGGCTTCGAGTACTTCCGGGGCTGGCTGATGACCCAGGGCCGGGCGGTGTACGCCCGGGCGGTCGCCGACCCGGACTCGCTGGCCGAGCTGCCCCGGGTCCGGGCCGCCGCGCTCAGCGGCGAGGAGTTCGAGTGTGAGGAGATGCTGGCGGTGCCCTGGGAGGCGTACCGGAAGGCGACCGCTGCGGAGCTGCCGGCGGACCGGGACCCGGTCACCGCGCCGGACCTGAACGACTTCTGGGACTTCGACGACGAGGAGGAGGCCCGGCGGCACCTGCCCCGGCTGGCCGCTCTCTTCACCGAACCCCCCGCCGAGTGA
- the lepA gene encoding translation elongation factor 4, whose amino-acid sequence MPPMLDSGANAPGATDPGRIRNFCIIAHIDHGKSTLADRMLQLTEVVDPRQMRAQYLDRMDIERERGITIKSQAVRMPWTVREGERKGEHAVLNMIDTPGHVDFTYEVSRSLAACEGAVLLVDAAQGIEAQTLANLYLALENDLHVIPVLNKIDLPAAQPEKYAEELAHLIGCQPEDCIRVSGKTGEGVPYLLDEIVRQFIPPVGEAESPARAMIFDSVYDVYRGVVTYVRVIDGRISARDRIKMMSTGAVHELLEIGVISPEMKKADALGVGEVGYLITGVKDVRQSRVGDTVTINTRPASEALGGYKDPKPMVYSGLYPIDGSDYPNLRDALDKLKLNDAALTYEPETSGALGFGFRCGFLGLLHLEIIRERLEREFNLDLISTAPNVVYRAIQEDGEEIVVTNPSEYPTGKIAEVYEPTVRATVLTPNDYVGAVMELCQGRRGSLLGMDYLSADRVELRYTLPLAEIIFDFFDQLKSRTKGYASLDYEPSGEQASDLVKVDILLHGEPVDAFSAIVHKDKAYNYGTTIAAKLRTLIPRQQFEVPIQAAIGSRVIARETIRAIRKDVLAKCYGGDISRKRKLLEKQKEGKKRMKMVGRVEVPQEAFIAALSSDSGDGKAAGKK is encoded by the coding sequence GTGCCACCGATGCTCGACTCCGGCGCGAACGCTCCTGGTGCCACCGACCCGGGGCGCATCAGGAATTTCTGCATCATCGCCCACATCGACCACGGGAAGTCGACCCTGGCCGACCGGATGCTCCAGCTCACCGAGGTGGTGGATCCCCGGCAGATGCGCGCGCAGTACCTCGACCGGATGGACATCGAGCGGGAGCGCGGCATCACCATCAAGAGCCAGGCGGTCCGGATGCCGTGGACCGTCCGGGAGGGCGAGCGCAAGGGCGAGCACGCCGTCCTGAACATGATCGACACTCCGGGGCACGTGGACTTCACCTACGAGGTGTCCCGCTCGCTCGCCGCCTGTGAGGGCGCGGTGCTGCTGGTCGACGCCGCGCAGGGCATCGAGGCGCAGACCCTGGCGAACCTCTACCTGGCGCTCGAGAACGACCTGCACGTCATCCCAGTGCTCAACAAGATTGACCTGCCGGCCGCCCAGCCGGAGAAGTACGCCGAGGAGCTGGCCCACCTGATCGGCTGCCAGCCGGAGGACTGCATCCGGGTCTCCGGCAAGACCGGCGAGGGCGTGCCGTACCTGCTGGACGAGATCGTCCGGCAGTTCATCCCGCCGGTCGGCGAGGCCGAGTCTCCGGCCCGCGCGATGATCTTCGACTCGGTGTATGACGTCTACCGGGGCGTGGTCACCTACGTCCGGGTGATCGACGGACGGATCAGTGCCCGCGACCGGATCAAGATGATGTCCACCGGCGCGGTGCACGAGCTGCTGGAGATCGGCGTCATCTCCCCGGAGATGAAGAAGGCCGACGCGCTCGGCGTCGGCGAGGTGGGTTACCTGATCACCGGCGTGAAGGACGTCCGCCAGTCCCGGGTCGGTGACACCGTCACCATCAACACCCGGCCGGCGTCCGAGGCGCTCGGTGGCTACAAGGATCCGAAGCCGATGGTCTACTCGGGTCTCTACCCGATCGACGGCTCGGACTACCCGAACCTGCGGGACGCGCTGGACAAGCTGAAGCTCAACGACGCCGCCCTGACGTACGAGCCGGAGACCTCGGGCGCGCTCGGCTTCGGCTTCCGTTGCGGCTTCCTCGGCCTGCTGCACCTGGAGATCATCCGGGAGCGGCTGGAGCGGGAGTTCAACCTCGACCTGATCTCCACCGCCCCGAACGTGGTCTACCGGGCGATCCAGGAGGACGGCGAGGAAATCGTGGTCACCAACCCGAGCGAGTACCCGACCGGCAAGATCGCCGAGGTGTACGAGCCGACGGTACGGGCCACCGTGCTCACCCCGAACGACTACGTCGGCGCGGTGATGGAGCTCTGCCAGGGCCGGCGGGGCAGCCTGCTCGGCATGGACTACCTCTCCGCCGACCGGGTGGAGCTGCGCTACACGCTGCCCCTCGCGGAGATCATCTTCGACTTCTTCGACCAGCTCAAGAGCCGGACGAAGGGTTACGCCTCGCTCGACTACGAGCCCTCCGGCGAGCAGGCGTCCGACCTGGTGAAGGTGGACATCCTCCTGCACGGCGAGCCGGTCGACGCGTTCAGCGCGATCGTGCACAAGGACAAGGCGTACAACTACGGCACCACGATCGCCGCGAAGCTGCGCACCCTGATCCCGCGCCAGCAGTTCGAGGTGCCGATCCAGGCGGCTATCGGCAGCCGGGTGATCGCCCGGGAGACCATCCGTGCGATCCGTAAGGACGTGCTCGCCAAGTGTTACGGCGGTGACATCAGCCGGAAGCGCAAGCTGCTGGAGAAGCAGAAGGAGGGCAAGAAGCGGATGAAGATGGTCGGCCGGGTGGAGGTGCCGCAGGAGGCCTTCATCGCCGCCCTCTCTTCCGACAGCGGTGACGGCAAGGCTGCCGGAAAGAAGTAG
- a CDS encoding GlsB/YeaQ/YmgE family stress response membrane protein translates to MELTVWGIITALIVGLIVGALGRLVVPGRQNMPIWLHMLIGVGAALLGTIVARALGVANTAGIDWVELLFQVAFAAIGVALVAGSGRRRHVTHR, encoded by the coding sequence GTGGAGCTCACCGTCTGGGGAATCATCACTGCGCTCATCGTTGGTCTCATCGTCGGCGCGCTCGGCCGTCTGGTCGTCCCGGGCCGGCAGAACATGCCGATCTGGCTGCACATGCTGATCGGTGTCGGCGCCGCGCTGCTGGGCACGATCGTGGCCCGCGCGCTCGGTGTCGCGAACACCGCGGGCATCGACTGGGTCGAACTGCTGTTCCAGGTCGCCTTCGCCGCCATCGGTGTCGCGCTGGTCGCCGGTTCCGGCCGTCGTCGCCACGTCACGCACCGGTAA
- a CDS encoding carbohydrate ABC transporter permease produces MSTLTDTPKVAAGRDTPARRRPRVDRLPYLLLLPCLAIIAVLLLWPLGQVVWMSFHRLNNVRQLRGDREWPWIGLENYVQILTDPFFRTVLRNTVLFAVANVALTMILGTLVGLLLNRLGKRMATFVGSCVMLAWATPALTGTIVWKWIFDDTSGLVTWLFNALPDGLSQALFGRTDWTGYGWFNSPLLFFAILTLVVVWHSFPFIAVSVLAGLKSVPSELHEAARVDGAGPWRVFWKVTFPLLRPVFGILIVLSTIWDFKVFTQQFVLAGGTQDRPTFMLSIYSYAEAFSPPPKYGLGAAIAVILTLILLVVTGFYVRMVLKQEEE; encoded by the coding sequence GTGAGCACCCTGACCGACACACCGAAGGTCGCCGCCGGGCGGGATACCCCCGCGCGGCGGCGGCCCCGGGTGGACCGCCTGCCGTATCTGCTGCTCCTGCCCTGCCTGGCGATCATCGCCGTGTTGCTGCTCTGGCCACTCGGCCAGGTCGTGTGGATGTCCTTCCACCGGCTCAACAACGTCCGGCAGCTGCGCGGCGACCGGGAGTGGCCGTGGATTGGGCTGGAGAACTACGTCCAGATCCTCACCGACCCGTTCTTCCGGACGGTGCTGCGCAACACCGTGCTCTTCGCGGTGGCCAACGTGGCGCTGACGATGATCCTGGGCACCCTGGTCGGGCTGCTGCTCAACCGGCTCGGCAAGCGGATGGCGACCTTCGTCGGCAGTTGCGTGATGCTCGCCTGGGCCACCCCGGCGCTGACCGGCACGATCGTCTGGAAGTGGATCTTCGACGACACCAGCGGTCTGGTCACCTGGCTGTTCAACGCGCTGCCGGACGGGCTGTCCCAGGCGCTCTTCGGCCGCACCGACTGGACCGGCTACGGCTGGTTCAACTCGCCGCTGCTCTTCTTCGCCATCCTCACCCTGGTGGTGGTCTGGCACTCGTTCCCGTTCATCGCGGTCAGCGTGCTCGCCGGGTTGAAGAGCGTGCCGAGCGAACTGCACGAGGCGGCCCGGGTCGACGGTGCCGGCCCGTGGCGGGTCTTCTGGAAGGTCACCTTCCCGCTGCTGCGACCGGTCTTCGGCATCCTGATCGTGCTCTCCACCATCTGGGACTTCAAGGTCTTCACCCAGCAGTTCGTGCTGGCCGGTGGCACCCAGGACCGTCCGACCTTCATGCTCTCCATCTACTCCTACGCGGAGGCGTTCTCGCCGCCGCCGAAGTACGGCCTGGGCGCGGCCATCGCGGTGATCCTCACCCTGATCCTGCTCGTGGTGACCGGCTTCTACGTCCGCATGGTGCTCAAGCAGGAGGAGGAGTGA